The region GGTCCAGCGCCGTGTCGTCGAGGTCCTGCACCGACAGCAGCGCCCGGCCCAGGGCGGTCGTCGCGGCGGGGCGCCGTCGTCCGACCGCGGACCACACGCGGACCGCGCGCTGCGGCTCGACCTTGTCCAGGTAGACCACCTCGCGGCCGGCGAGCACGCCGAGGTGCACCAGCTCGTCGACCTCGGCGCTCAGCGCGGTCAGGGCCGGGTGCAGCAGCGCGGGGAGGTTCTCCTCGGCCAGGTACGAGCTGCCCAGTGCCAGGGCGGAGGGGCCGAGGCGGTAGGCGCCGTCCGCCGTCTGCTCGGCGTACCCGCGGTGCCGCAGCGCGGCGAGCGTGCGGTGCAGCGTGGGCTTGCTGACGCCGACCGCCTGGGCCAGCGCCGCCAGCGGCGCGCCCGCGGCGCCGAAGCCCGCGAGGGTGTCGAGGGCCAGCAGCGCCTTGTCGACGCTGCCGAGCGGGCTGGCATCCATGGGGCTCCCTCACGTAGCATGCGTTTCGCAGTGAACAACAGGCGTTCACCATAGCGAAACGGAGCACGCATGTCATCCCCCGACACCCCGGTCCTCGACGCGCTGGCCGCGCACCGGCTCGTGCCGGTCGTCGTG is a window of Promicromonospora sukumoe DNA encoding:
- a CDS encoding IclR family transcriptional regulator: MDASPLGSVDKALLALDTLAGFGAAGAPLAALAQAVGVSKPTLHRTLAALRHRGYAEQTADGAYRLGPSALALGSSYLAEENLPALLHPALTALSAEVDELVHLGVLAGREVVYLDKVEPQRAVRVWSAVGRRRPAATTALGRALLSVQDLDDTALDRLAGSDTGSAHLRDVLAEARRSGVAGETEENERGIACVAIPLLRAGRGVAAVSITAPVERLRGAARAERVGALRELLPPLLPAGLSVPPRAA